One Haloferax marinisediminis genomic window carries:
- a CDS encoding cupin domain-containing protein, translating into RFVLDAGASVPKHTNEVEHEQHVLSGRYVVGIDGEEYEVEAGDSIFIPAGVVHWYRNESDEEGSFLCAVPNGDDEIELVDDE; encoded by the coding sequence CCGGTTCGTCCTCGACGCGGGTGCCTCCGTGCCGAAGCACACCAACGAGGTCGAACACGAGCAACACGTCCTCTCGGGGCGGTACGTCGTCGGTATCGACGGCGAAGAGTACGAAGTCGAAGCCGGTGACTCGATTTTCATCCCCGCTGGCGTCGTCCACTGGTACCGAAACGAGTCCGACGAGGAAGGCTCGTTCCTGTGTGCCGTCCCGAACGGTGACGACGAAATCGAACTCGTCGACGACGAGTAA